TGGCCGGATGCCTTAAAGCCGTTGGTCAAGGTCCGCCTGCCCGGTTTCGGCGCGCCGCGGCGGGGGGACGTGATCGTGTTCAGTTATCCCAATGACCGCACCAAGGATTTCATCAAACGCCTGATCGCTTTGCCCGGGGAAACCGTTGAGATCAAGGACGGCAATATCCTCATCAACGGGCAAATGGTGGATGATCCGCGCATCAAGAACGTTTATTATTACAACCGGGGGGATTATGGCACGACGTCGGTCGCTGTTCCCCAGGGACATTATTTCGTTCTGGGGGACAATAGCGCTTCCAGCCATGACAGCCGGTATTGGGGCTTTGTTCCGGCCGAGGACGTGGTGGGCAGGGCTGATCTCATCTTCTGGCCTTTCGATCGGGTGAGATTCATTCAATGAAAAGAAATATTGTCATTCCCGAATGTCCCGCCTACGGACGGGATCTCGCCAAAGGCGGTGATTTTTATCGGGAATCCAGAAAATGGATACCCGCTTTCGCGGGTATGACGTTGGTTTTATTGGCCGGATGCCGGAGCGTTCCTTCGGTTGATCCCGAAGCCCGTTCTGCTGTTGAGGCGATCAGCGGGGCGTTTAACCCGCGGCCCGGCGATGTCAAGTATTGCCCTGTGGACGGGACAAGGGTCAGTGGCAATTTGACAAAATGCCCTAAATGCGGGGCTGTGTTAAAACCGGTGCAATGAGATGGCCCTAACCTTCGCTAATAAAGTCACCGTCGGACGGATCCTGCTGGTGCCGTTCTTTATTGTGGCGACGCTGTCCATGTCGCCGGAGAGCCCCCATTTGCGCTGGATGGCTTTGGGGCTTTTTCTGGCGGCTGTGATCTCGGATGTCATCGACGGGTATATCGCCCGCACCCGCCGTCAGAAAACCCGCGCCGGCGCCATTCTCGACCCGCTGGCGGACAAGATGCTGTTGATCAGCGCTTTTGTTTGTTTGTACATCCAGCGGGATTATTTTGACGATATCGCTTTTCCGTTGTGGTTCGTTGTGGCCATCATCAGCCGCGACGTGATCCTGCTTGTCGGCAGCATGATCATCCAGTTCACCACCGGACGTCTGGATATCCAGCCCAACCGTTCGGGCAAGTTCACCGCTTTTTTGCAGATCCTGTGCGTGCTGGGGATATTCCTGCAGCTGCGATTCACCGTCGTGTTCTGGTACGCGGCGCTGATCGCGACCGTGGTGTCCGGCATCATTTACATCAAGGAAGGGATCAAGACCATCAATGGAACTCCCGCAAATCCTGTTGCTCGCCCTTAGCGTATTGGTCGCTTATTTTATCGGTGCCATCCCGACGGCGTATATTTTCGGCCGCTGGCTTAAAGGCATCGACATCCGCGAGCATGGCTCCAAAAATGTGGGCGCGACCAATGCCATTCGCGTGCTGGGCAAAGGCCCGGGCACCGTGGTTTTGGCTATTGACATTCTCAAAGGTGTAGTCCCGACGGTATGGGTGGCGCGGGCCTTTGGCATCCATGACCCGATGGCCCTGGTGATGATCGGTCTTGCGGCAGTTGTCGGCCACAATTGGACGGTCTTTCTAAGGTTTAAGGGGGGCAAGGGTGTAGCCACCAGTTTAGGCATGATCATAGGCCTGGCTGTGCAGATCCCCGGAGTGCGTCCCGTGCTCGGGCTTACCCTGGCCGTGTGGCTCACGATCTTTTTGGCGTTCGGTTACGTTTCTCTGGCTTCCATCTGTGCCGCGACGGTTTTCCCTCTTTTCACACTGGCCTTTAGCGCGCCGTTCCCGATCCAGGCCACGGCCATCCTGTTGTGCGTCTTCATCGTCCTGCGCCATAAGGCCAACATCTCCCGGCTGGCGAAGGGCAAAGAAACCCGCGTCAAACTTCCTTTCTACAAATAACTCTTTTTGTAAGGTAACGCTTTCCCAAAACTGGCCAAATGGCCTTGTTTTGTCTTCCTCGGATGTTATACTTCCTTTAGAAACACCCAATAAGATCACAGGTATTAAATTGACACAACTCTTTTATTAGCAACGGGTTATAATAAGGAAAGTCCGATGCGTGACATGCTCCATAAGACCAGGGAAGTCCTCAAAGGCCGGGGAAAGATCATTTTGATCACCGAGCACAAAGAGGACCGTGACAGCGTCTCGGACGTGCGCAAGGAGTTCGTGTATGTGACCCGCGAGGCGGACCGCGAAGAGACCCTGCCCGCCCCTCAGGTGCGTATTGACAAATTTTATGACAACGAAAGCCGTGATGAGTTCTTTGCTTTGCGGGTCAAAGGAGCTTTATACGC
The sequence above is drawn from the Candidatus Omnitrophota bacterium genome and encodes:
- the lepB gene encoding signal peptidase I, with the translated sequence MSHVKPKSVIREWVESVLIALVLAAFIRSYFIQPFKIPSGSMRMTLIEGDHLFVDKWHYGPNLLPEIHSPDFLRSVIDIQWPDALKPLVKVRLPGFGAPRRGDVIVFSYPNDRTKDFIKRLIALPGETVEIKDGNILINGQMVDDPRIKNVYYYNRGDYGTTSVAVPQGHYFVLGDNSASSHDSRYWGFVPAEDVVGRADLIFWPFDRVRFIQ
- a CDS encoding CDP-alcohol phosphatidyltransferase family protein, coding for MALTFANKVTVGRILLVPFFIVATLSMSPESPHLRWMALGLFLAAVISDVIDGYIARTRRQKTRAGAILDPLADKMLLISAFVCLYIQRDYFDDIAFPLWFVVAIISRDVILLVGSMIIQFTTGRLDIQPNRSGKFTAFLQILCVLGIFLQLRFTVVFWYAALIATVVSGIIYIKEGIKTINGTPANPVARP
- the plsY gene encoding glycerol-3-phosphate 1-O-acyltransferase PlsY, which translates into the protein MELPQILLLALSVLVAYFIGAIPTAYIFGRWLKGIDIREHGSKNVGATNAIRVLGKGPGTVVLAIDILKGVVPTVWVARAFGIHDPMALVMIGLAAVVGHNWTVFLRFKGGKGVATSLGMIIGLAVQIPGVRPVLGLTLAVWLTIFLAFGYVSLASICAATVFPLFTLAFSAPFPIQATAILLCVFIVLRHKANISRLAKGKETRVKLPFYK